The genomic window GGACTTTCCCCCCAGGCCCTGCCGTGTCACGTTGGGCAAACAATCGGCAACGTGCCAGGATTGGTCCCTTTTTCATCGAGATTGTGAACCGGCTTTCGACATACTATTACAAGCCGGAGCCCAGGCTCGTCGTCTGACGTGAGCGGCCATGGAGGGAGACGAGGCCTACGGCACGGGGTTTCTGATGGATGAGCCCGAGGACTACTATCCACCCTCACCACCGCCTACGAAACAAATCTTTGGCATGCAAAATGGAAAGCAAGTGACGCTGCATCTGGTCGGGCACAGTCCCACAGAGGCGCACCATCTGTGGAATGGGGCCAAGTTCATATCGGATTACTTCGAGCAGGACCCTTCGAGGGTCGAGGGCAAATCCGTCCTCGAGCTGGGCGCCGGGGCCGGTTTGCCGTCGCTGGTCGCGGGCATCCTGGGAGCCAGGAAGGTGGTCATGACGGATTTTCCAGACCCCGACCTGGTCGCCAACATGCAAAAGAACATTGACGAGTGCAACGCGACGGTTGAGCCCGAGGGACATGTTGCGCGGACAATCGACGCCGCTGGGTTTGTTTGGGGCGCCGACCCGGAGCCCCTTCTTGCTAGACTTGCGCCTGCTTGTCAAGAGGGCGATGGTGGCGACGGGATGCAAGGCGGGTTTGACGTCTTGGTCCTTGCGGATCTGCTGTTTCGACACTCGGAGCACGGGGCTCTCGTCAAGACCATCAAGGAGACTATGCGCGCGTCGCCGGATAGCGCCGCCTACGTCTTCTTCACGTCGTACCGCCCGTGGAAGCAAGATCTGGACATGGGCTTTTTCGACGTTGCTCGGAACGCGGGTCTCGAGGTGGAGCAGGTCTCCGAGAGGAAGTTGGAGAAGCCCCTCTTTGAAGGAGATCCGGGGGACTTGGATGTGCAAAAGACTGTCAAGGGGTTCATAGTGCGGTGGCGGGTTGAGGATTGTAATAGTT from Metarhizium brunneum chromosome 2, complete sequence includes these protein-coding regions:
- the EFM7 gene encoding Protein N-terminal and lysine N-methyltransferase EFM7 — translated: MEGDEAYGTGFLMDEPEDYYPPSPPPTKQIFGMQNGKQVTLHLVGHSPTEAHHLWNGAKFISDYFEQDPSRVEGKSVLELGAGAGLPSLVAGILGARKVVMTDFPDPDLVANMQKNIDECNATVEPEGHVARTIDAAGFVWGADPEPLLARLAPACQEGDGGDGMQGGFDVLVLADLLFRHSEHGALVKTIKETMRASPDSAAYVFFTSYRPWKQDLDMGFFDVARNAGLEVEQVSERKLEKPLFEGDPGDLDVQKTVKGFIVRWRVEDCNS